A single region of the Tigriopus californicus strain San Diego chromosome 8, Tcal_SD_v2.1, whole genome shotgun sequence genome encodes:
- the LOC131885711 gene encoding ras-related protein Rab-23-like — MFIDDWEEEDYEIAIKVVVVGNGGVGKSSMIQRYCKGTFTKKYKKTIGVDFLEKQITTSGEDLRLMLWDTAGQEEFDAITKAYYRGAQACVIAFSTTDKPSFNAVKKWKRKVEDECGHIPMVLVQNKIDLLSESQVDNNEIEKFSRNTGIRLFRISVKDNLNVSKVFNNLAERHIEAVSRWSDEFEQSSQNIGLDFPNSRDVKVRFSSSTENLQSIGNAQEAGGSHMILANKCLSTQNWYFPQLTESRHSGYIVPIQSAGSKAKSRKCHALKNKSNPLQRVDGGDKTIILTSPFRHRRQTNASSREPYFDQQQYQTATDNSYKFAKQSVPVKLSCGIL, encoded by the exons ATGTTCATCGATGACtgggaagaagaagattaCGAAATTGCAATTAAG GTTGTCGTTGTTGGAAATGGGGGAGTAGGGAAATCTAGTATGATACAACGGTACTGCAAAGGCACCTTTaccaaaaaatacaaaaaaaccaTTGGTGTTGATTTTTTGGAGAAACAGATCAC AACCAGTGGTGAAGATTTGAGGCTAATGCTCTGGGATACAGCCGGCCAAGAAGAGTTTGACGCCATAACAAAGGCATATTACAGAGGGGCTCAAGCATGTGTAATTGCCTTTTCCACAACCGACAAGCCTTCATTTAATGcagtaaaaaaatggaagcGAAAGGTGGAAGATGAATGTGGACACATCCCAATGGTTTTAGTCCAAAATAAGATAGATCTCTTAAGCGAATCTCAAGTTGACAA TAACGAGATTGAAAAGTTTTCACGAAACACAGGCATCAGACTTTTTCGCATCTCAGTGAAAGATAACTTGAATGTAAGCAAAGTGTTCAACAATTTAGCTGAACGTCATATTGAGGCTGTGAGTCGTTGGAGCGACGAATTTGAACAATCTTCCCAAAACATTGGCCTGGACTTCCCAAACTCGAGGGACGTCAAAGTGCGATTTTCATCCTCAACTGAAAATTTGCAATCAATTGGAAATGCCCAAGAGGCAGGCGGCAGCCATATGATCTTGGCAAACAAGTGCCTTTCTACccaaaattggtattttccTCAACTAACCGAGTCTCGGCATTCTGGCTACATTGTCCCAATCCAAAGTGCAGGTTCTAaggcaaagtcaagaaaatGCCATGCCcttaaaaacaaaagcaacccATTACAACGTGTTGATGGCGGCGACAAAACCATTATATTGACCAGTCCGTTTCGGCATAGACGGCAAACAAATGCATCTTCGCGTGAACCATATTTCGACCAACAGCAATACCAAACAGCTACAGACAATTCATACAAATTTGCTAAACAATCTGTTCCCGTTAAACTTTCCTGTGGAATactataa